One Peribacillus simplex NBRC 15720 = DSM 1321 genomic region harbors:
- the cysK gene encoding cysteine synthase A, giving the protein MTVKIVNNITELIGDTPVVRINHLTAEGDAEVFVKLEYFNPSRSVKDRAAFNLIRQAELDDIIQSGATIIEPTSGNTGIGLAMNAAAKGYRAIMVMPDNMSKERINILKAYGAEVVLTPASERMPGAIRKAEELAAEIPNSFIPQQFENQANPDIHRVTTAAEILDQMDGNLDVFVATAGTGGTITGTGEALKEHLPDLRVVVVEPKGSPVLSGGKPGPHKLVGTSPGFIPTILNTEVFDEIVQAADEDAISTMKDMASKEGILIGPSGGASVWTALQEARRLGSGKRVLCIAPDNGERYLSMDIFK; this is encoded by the coding sequence ATGACGGTAAAAATCGTTAATAATATCACTGAATTGATAGGAGATACACCTGTTGTAAGGATTAATCATTTAACAGCGGAGGGTGACGCTGAAGTATTTGTGAAACTTGAATATTTCAATCCGAGCCGCAGCGTAAAAGATCGGGCTGCCTTCAACTTAATTAGGCAGGCTGAATTGGATGATATCATTCAATCTGGGGCCACGATCATAGAACCAACATCAGGGAATACAGGTATTGGGCTTGCTATGAATGCCGCGGCAAAGGGGTATCGGGCCATTATGGTCATGCCGGATAATATGTCGAAAGAAAGAATCAATATCTTAAAAGCATACGGAGCAGAAGTTGTCCTCACCCCTGCATCTGAGCGGATGCCGGGAGCCATTCGAAAAGCTGAGGAACTCGCCGCAGAGATTCCTAATAGCTTTATTCCGCAGCAATTCGAAAACCAAGCCAACCCTGATATTCACAGAGTGACGACAGCAGCCGAGATTCTAGATCAGATGGATGGAAACCTGGATGTGTTTGTCGCTACTGCTGGAACGGGAGGGACGATTACCGGTACTGGTGAAGCCTTAAAAGAACATCTTCCGGATTTAAGGGTTGTCGTTGTCGAGCCTAAGGGTTCTCCAGTTCTATCCGGCGGAAAGCCTGGGCCTCATAAGTTAGTGGGTACGAGCCCTGGTTTTATCCCCACCATCTTAAATACAGAGGTATTTGATGAAATCGTTCAAGCGGCTGATGAAGATGCGATTTCCACCATGAAGGATATGGCTTCGAAGGAAGGTATATTGATTGGACCTTCAGGAGGTGCCTCTGTCTGGACTGCCCTGCAGGAAGCCCGTCGTCTTGGAAGTGGAAAACGAGTATTATGCATTGCACCGGATAATGGTGAACGCTATTTAAGTATGGATATTTTTAAATGA
- a CDS encoding YhzD family protein, translating to MSRIYKLTVFEPSGEKLLDESFTAENDEQAKELGQNLLNEKNYQDQTHRCTSPSGALLLFHR from the coding sequence ATGAGCAGAATATACAAATTAACGGTTTTTGAACCGTCAGGGGAAAAACTATTGGATGAATCATTTACAGCCGAGAATGATGAACAAGCAAAAGAATTGGGACAAAATCTATTGAATGAAAAAAACTATCAAGATCAAACACATCGCTGTACATCACCTTCAGGCGCTTTATTGCTTTTTCATCGCTGA